In Antechinus flavipes isolate AdamAnt ecotype Samford, QLD, Australia chromosome 3, AdamAnt_v2, whole genome shotgun sequence, a genomic segment contains:
- the RPL37A gene encoding 60S ribosomal protein L37a, giving the protein MAKRTKKVGIVGKYGTRYGASLRKMVKKIEISQHAKYTCSFCGKTKMKRRAVGIWHCGSCMKTVAGGAWTYNTTSAVTVKSAIRRLKELKDQ; this is encoded by the exons ATG GCTAAACGTACCAAGAAGGTCGGAATTGTTGGTAAATATGGAACACGTTACGGTGCGTCCCTCAGAAAAATGgtgaagaaaattgaaattagCCAGCATGCCAAGTATACCTGCTCCTTCTGTGGCAAG ACCAAAATGAAGAGACGGGCCGTGGGTATCTGGCATTGTGGATCCTGTATGAAAACAGTAGCTGGTGGTGCATGGACCTACAA TACCACCTCTGCAGTCACAGTCAAATCTGCCATCAGAAGATTGAAGGAATTGAAAGACCAGTAA